The Candidatus Flexicrinis affinis genome has a segment encoding these proteins:
- a CDS encoding glycosyltransferase family 39 protein has protein sequence MTKNSRLSFALAVILLLAGAALRAYAIGQVPLGLNQSEIVDLRLTETVRQGSVQVFFALGEEGRETLYPAVIAGLTSILGTGTMVFSWIAFAIGMITLALAYALGRRLYGDLAGLAALGFLAVTWWPVLLSRSIGRETVLPLLVISVLLALAMGLPVYGPRRPASSQTAAFAGLGVAVAVGIYLHPSGLVVGLLTLGFVGFYMAFGRPRLTDSIRRSIGFTALLVVIFIVPYLLSAMNLPHLSGAVRLFSGLTSDPTPVWERAFNGVMGLGLNGDSNPAVNIPGRPFTDPVSALIVLLGAVVALRYLSRRLRYTLLAIGLLVLGPLVLFAPNSPSWIASSILIPILALCFGLGITALGALLRRRVAAGLILASLLIFNFGWTFQDLIFVWPELPEVRSAYNSRIAEQAMVIDRSANDIPTLLCSTDFGNVRASTDFSSTRLLALMLNNRSAPLRALDCASGLVFPNGGAKFQLISPNRALLNSVDPSVTRWFELADGAARGILQFSIESQLAELTGLFTTAAPIRLEPDVSVTEDVMFPPLRMENNLTFLGYETVMTRVQPGGILPVVTYWRVDGMLPPDLVVFSHLYGDLGAAPLANIDSISMRPTSLAERDVFMQVHLLRLPETLPEREYDIAVGAYRTQSSQRLQVLLEPDQRPAGTRLILYSVEVTSNP, from the coding sequence ATGACGAAAAACAGCCGACTCAGTTTCGCGCTTGCCGTGATTCTTCTGCTGGCAGGCGCGGCACTGCGCGCATACGCTATAGGTCAAGTCCCGCTTGGGCTGAACCAATCCGAAATCGTCGATCTCCGCCTGACCGAAACGGTGCGTCAAGGCAGCGTGCAGGTGTTCTTCGCGCTCGGCGAAGAAGGGCGCGAAACGCTGTACCCTGCCGTAATCGCCGGCCTGACGTCGATTCTTGGCACCGGCACGATGGTGTTCAGTTGGATCGCCTTCGCAATCGGTATGATCACGCTTGCGTTGGCATACGCGCTGGGCCGCCGCTTGTACGGCGATCTGGCCGGCTTGGCTGCGCTCGGATTCCTTGCCGTAACGTGGTGGCCGGTGCTGCTGTCCCGATCGATCGGCCGCGAAACGGTGCTTCCGCTCCTCGTGATTAGTGTTTTGCTCGCATTGGCGATGGGTTTGCCAGTCTACGGCCCACGCCGACCCGCGTCATCTCAAACGGCAGCATTCGCGGGGCTGGGCGTCGCCGTTGCCGTTGGAATCTATTTGCATCCGTCCGGTCTGGTTGTCGGACTATTGACGCTGGGGTTCGTCGGTTTCTATATGGCATTCGGCCGGCCTCGGTTGACCGACTCGATCCGCCGTTCGATTGGATTCACCGCGCTGCTGGTGGTGATCTTCATTGTGCCGTACCTGCTCAGTGCGATGAACCTGCCGCACCTTAGCGGCGCGGTGCGCCTCTTTTCCGGTTTGACATCCGACCCGACACCAGTCTGGGAACGCGCATTCAACGGTGTCATGGGGCTCGGTCTCAATGGCGACAGCAATCCGGCCGTCAACATCCCGGGCCGCCCGTTTACCGATCCAGTCTCCGCCCTGATCGTCCTGCTAGGCGCGGTCGTCGCGCTGCGCTACCTGAGCCGACGCCTGCGCTACACACTGCTCGCAATCGGGCTGCTTGTGCTCGGACCGTTAGTGCTGTTCGCGCCGAACAGCCCGTCTTGGATCGCGTCCAGCATCCTAATCCCTATACTCGCGCTGTGTTTTGGGCTGGGCATCACCGCGCTCGGCGCGCTGCTGCGCCGTCGTGTGGCCGCGGGGCTGATCCTCGCATCGCTCTTGATCTTCAATTTCGGCTGGACCTTCCAGGACTTGATCTTTGTCTGGCCGGAACTGCCAGAGGTCCGGTCGGCGTACAATTCGCGCATCGCCGAGCAGGCGATGGTGATCGACAGGTCGGCCAACGACATCCCTACCCTACTGTGCAGCACCGACTTCGGCAACGTCCGCGCGAGCACCGACTTCAGCAGTACGCGCCTGCTTGCGCTGATGTTGAACAACCGCAGCGCCCCGCTGCGTGCGCTCGACTGCGCGTCAGGATTGGTGTTCCCCAACGGCGGCGCGAAATTTCAGCTCATCTCGCCCAACCGTGCGCTGCTCAACAGCGTCGATCCGTCGGTCACGCGCTGGTTCGAACTGGCGGACGGTGCGGCGCGCGGTATTCTGCAGTTCTCTATCGAGTCGCAGTTGGCAGAGCTGACGGGACTCTTCACCACTGCGGCCCCCATCCGGCTTGAGCCCGATGTGTCAGTCACCGAAGACGTGATGTTCCCGCCGCTGCGGATGGAGAACAACCTGACCTTCCTCGGCTACGAGACTGTGATGACGCGCGTGCAACCGGGCGGCATCCTGCCGGTCGTGACGTATTGGCGCGTCGATGGCATGCTGCCGCCCGATCTGGTCGTATTCTCGCACCTGTATGGCGACTTGGGTGCCGCGCCGCTTGCGAATATCGACAGCATCAGCATGCGGCCGACCAGCCTCGCCGAACGCGACGTATTCATGCAGGTCCACCTCCTGCGACTGCCCGAGACTTTGCCCGAACGCGAATACGACATCGCCGTCGGTGCGTACCGCACGCAAAGCTCGCAGCGGCTTCAAGTGCTGCTTGAGCCTGATCAACGCCCCGCAGGCACCCGCTTGATCCTGTACAGCGTGGAGGTCACCTCGAACCCGTAA
- a CDS encoding MBL fold metallo-hydrolase has translation MFELVFLGTSASAPSIHRGLPSLAVLAGEHRYLVDCGEGTQRQILRSGIGFKRLNRVLLTHAHLDHILGLGGLISTFANFESVDFIEIYGGKPALDRVDTLLFSVVLREERNPMPINLVDIHRTGRLLDARAHEVYAFPVQHRGPGCFGFEFRERSHRPFLAERAAELGVPTGPERGMLVRGESIVLADGRKIAPEDVLGPEVAGAKVVVMADVGRTDTLVDQCRNADALVIEATFLDEHADEARAFGHITARQAAELAVAAGARSLILWHVSRRYRERDIVAEARSVFPEAIVARDFDHFAIKRGEGATRLTPVHAREDESQ, from the coding sequence ATGTTCGAACTGGTCTTTTTGGGCACGTCGGCCTCCGCTCCGTCGATCCATCGCGGGCTGCCATCGCTCGCCGTACTGGCCGGGGAACATCGGTACTTGGTCGACTGCGGCGAAGGGACACAGCGGCAGATCCTGCGCTCCGGCATCGGTTTCAAGCGACTCAATCGCGTGCTGCTCACGCATGCGCACCTCGACCATATCCTCGGCCTCGGCGGGCTGATCTCGACGTTCGCCAACTTCGAGTCGGTTGACTTCATCGAAATCTACGGCGGCAAACCGGCGCTCGACCGGGTAGACACCTTGCTGTTCTCGGTGGTGCTGCGAGAAGAACGCAACCCGATGCCGATCAATCTGGTTGACATTCACCGGACCGGCCGCTTGCTGGACGCCCGCGCTCACGAGGTTTATGCCTTCCCGGTTCAACACCGTGGCCCGGGCTGCTTCGGCTTTGAGTTCCGCGAACGTTCGCATCGGCCGTTTCTGGCCGAGCGCGCCGCCGAGCTTGGGGTTCCGACCGGGCCCGAGCGCGGCATGCTGGTGCGCGGGGAGTCGATCGTGCTGGCAGACGGGCGCAAGATCGCGCCGGAAGACGTGCTTGGGCCGGAAGTGGCCGGCGCGAAAGTCGTCGTCATGGCCGACGTCGGCCGTACCGACACGCTCGTCGACCAGTGCCGTAATGCCGACGCATTAGTGATCGAAGCGACGTTCTTGGACGAACACGCCGACGAAGCGCGCGCATTCGGGCACATCACAGCAAGGCAAGCTGCCGAGTTGGCCGTCGCGGCGGGCGCGCGTTCGCTAATCCTGTGGCACGTCAGCCGGCGCTACCGCGAGCGCGACATCGTCGCCGAAGCGCGCTCGGTATTCCCGGAAGCTATCGTCGCCCGCGACTTCGATCACTTTGCCATTAAGCGTGGCGAAGGCGCGACCCGGCTTACCCCCGTCCACGCGCGCGAGGACGAGTCACAGTGA
- a CDS encoding SWIM zinc finger family protein: MIPKHIKNVQTRSRKLQARQVGRQTIVVDSATEAPGRHIVTVRWDPTHARIVATCTCNWSNHNGVACTHVMAALELLAEKKGRRLSYWHSEDEARRQRHKRLFLTRGGDTKGVWVTSRPVKEHARAA; encoded by the coding sequence ATGATTCCCAAGCATATCAAGAACGTTCAAACCCGCAGCCGTAAGCTGCAAGCCCGGCAGGTCGGCCGGCAGACGATCGTCGTCGACAGCGCCACCGAAGCCCCCGGTCGTCACATCGTGACCGTCCGTTGGGATCCAACGCACGCGCGCATCGTCGCTACCTGCACCTGCAACTGGTCGAATCACAACGGTGTGGCGTGCACGCACGTCATGGCCGCGTTGGAGCTGCTCGCTGAGAAGAAGGGTCGCCGGTTGAGCTATTGGCACTCGGAAGACGAGGCGCGTCGTCAGCGCCACAAGCGGCTGTTCCTCACCCGCGGCGGAGACACGAAGGGCGTGTGGGTGACGAGTCGCCCGGTGAAAGAACACGCCCGGGCTGCATAG
- a CDS encoding rod shape-determining protein has protein sequence MLSPLDYIFGLFSLDLGIDLGTANTLVAVRGKGIVINEPSFVAIDKKSSQPLEVGARAKEMWSKNPRNILIVRPLRDGVISEFEVTESMLDHLIRKAHEQSWVPIPRPRVVIGIPSGVTEVEKRAVYDAAINSGAREAFLIEEPVAAAVGAGLPVQETRGSMMIDIGGGTTEVAVFSLGGVVISRSIRVAGDEMDEDVVQYMRTKHNLLIGEPSAERVKIEIGSAYPLPTERVYPVKGRNLVTGLPATVEVSSVEIREALSGSVNIIIDTVKDALDDTPPELIADLIESGICMSGGGSQLKGLSARLQDELGIRVYVADDPMTCVARGAARVLEDYNNLRRLLVSSSRGSTQH, from the coding sequence GTGTTAAGTCCACTCGATTATATCTTCGGGTTGTTCTCACTCGACCTCGGTATTGACCTTGGTACGGCCAATACTCTGGTTGCTGTGCGCGGCAAGGGCATCGTGATCAACGAACCGTCGTTCGTTGCCATTGACAAGAAGTCCAGCCAGCCGCTTGAGGTTGGCGCTCGCGCCAAAGAGATGTGGAGCAAGAACCCGCGTAACATCCTGATCGTACGCCCCCTTCGCGACGGTGTCATCAGCGAGTTCGAAGTCACCGAATCGATGCTCGACCACCTGATTCGCAAGGCGCACGAGCAGTCGTGGGTGCCGATCCCGCGCCCGCGTGTCGTCATTGGCATTCCCAGCGGCGTCACCGAGGTCGAGAAGCGGGCCGTTTACGACGCGGCGATCAACAGCGGCGCGCGCGAAGCCTTCCTGATCGAAGAACCGGTAGCGGCTGCGGTCGGCGCCGGCCTTCCCGTTCAGGAAACCCGTGGCAGTATGATGATCGACATCGGCGGTGGCACGACCGAGGTCGCGGTATTCTCGCTCGGCGGCGTCGTCATCAGCCGCAGCATCCGCGTCGCTGGCGACGAGATGGATGAAGACGTCGTCCAGTATATGCGCACCAAGCATAATCTGCTGATCGGCGAGCCATCTGCAGAGCGTGTTAAGATCGAGATCGGCTCGGCATACCCGCTGCCGACCGAGCGTGTTTATCCGGTCAAGGGCCGCAATCTGGTCACCGGCCTGCCGGCAACGGTCGAGGTCAGTTCGGTCGAAATCCGCGAGGCGCTGTCCGGCTCGGTGAACATCATCATCGACACGGTGAAAGACGCACTGGACGACACCCCGCCGGAGCTGATCGCCGACCTGATCGAGTCGGGCATCTGCATGAGCGGCGGTGGCAGCCAGCTCAAAGGATTGTCGGCGCGCCTGCAGGACGAACTGGGTATTCGCGTGTACGTGGCCGACGACCCGATGACGTGCGTAGCGCGCGGCGCGGCGCGCGTGCTGGAAGACTACAACAATCTGCGCCGACTTCTGGTCAGCTCGAGCCGTGGCAGCACGCAGCACTAG
- a CDS encoding glycosyltransferase family 2 protein, whose product MSRLTAVILTYNEEANVADCLDSVAFADARVVFDSGSTDRTAEIAREAGATVIQRTFDNYANQRNAALDAVADSSDWVLFVDADERVTSALADAVRRAVDQGPAYAGWRIARHNYIFGKLTLGAGWYPDYQTRLLRPDAAHYDPERKVHEVVQLDGPLGTIDEPFVHINYTRFDQFVAKQQRYTAYEARILYEQGVRPKPHNFILQPLRHFRWRFFTLKGYRDGLHGLRLCVLMAWYELRKYQMLASLWRDHDRRSASNPQ is encoded by the coding sequence ATGAGCCGCCTCACCGCCGTCATCCTCACGTATAACGAGGAGGCGAACGTCGCTGACTGCCTCGACTCGGTCGCGTTCGCCGATGCACGCGTCGTGTTCGACTCCGGCAGCACTGATCGCACAGCCGAAATCGCGCGAGAGGCTGGCGCGACGGTGATTCAGCGCACGTTCGATAACTACGCCAATCAACGCAACGCCGCGCTGGACGCCGTTGCCGATTCGAGCGATTGGGTGCTGTTCGTCGACGCGGATGAGCGCGTCACGTCTGCCCTCGCCGATGCCGTGCGCCGCGCGGTCGATCAAGGCCCCGCGTACGCAGGTTGGCGCATTGCGCGCCACAACTATATCTTCGGCAAGCTCACGCTGGGCGCAGGATGGTACCCCGACTATCAGACTCGCCTGCTGCGTCCGGATGCTGCGCACTACGATCCCGAGCGCAAAGTGCACGAGGTCGTCCAGCTCGATGGACCGCTGGGCACCATCGACGAGCCCTTTGTCCACATCAATTACACGCGTTTCGACCAATTCGTCGCCAAGCAGCAGCGTTACACTGCCTACGAGGCGCGTATCCTCTACGAGCAAGGCGTTCGACCGAAGCCGCACAACTTCATCCTTCAGCCGCTGCGTCACTTCCGCTGGCGCTTTTTCACACTCAAAGGCTACCGCGACGGCCTGCACGGGTTGCGGCTCTGCGTCCTGATGGCGTGGTATGAGCTGCGCAAGTATCAGATGCTGGCGTCGTTATGGCGTGACCACGACCGCCGCTCCGCCTCAAACCCCCAATAA
- a CDS encoding glycosyltransferase family 1 protein, producing the protein MARIWCVSAPLYSHTDWGGFLRTARVLQARGHDVTWVSGEALRSAIGSAGLRFAPVSDTGWLWPPPPAPDVSTLPPQEAVRLRYQRALDTWLDETKVSAGTRSLLDLARTDGAPDAILTDPFLSASAVAAEALAVPMIVCGWPAMRELEEDGLFWVQKTLASESRERVERLTAQFGVTGANFSQGATPSVQSPHAHTVYFTPGWYQAEADALLPENHFVGGVAHAVPEPEWLKNVPRETPLAVVTLGVTFTGDLGFYAWGAQAAAREGLLPVVAIGNNPIEPDKKAELVRALPKGTRLVTYVPFDAVLPRARLMIHHGGMGTTHAAVTWGVPQIVVPHAADQRGQARRAAQAKVGLNLTAHDVRQGKLWEGARAIMRESWVLENCRTLAAEMAALGGVEAAADAVEQVIGAE; encoded by the coding sequence GTGGCTCGGATTTGGTGCGTCTCCGCGCCGTTGTATAGCCATACCGACTGGGGCGGCTTTCTGCGGACAGCGCGTGTGCTCCAAGCGCGCGGGCACGATGTGACATGGGTCAGCGGCGAAGCGCTGCGCAGTGCGATTGGCTCGGCAGGACTGCGATTTGCACCTGTAAGCGATACCGGATGGCTGTGGCCTCCACCACCAGCGCCCGACGTGTCGACGCTCCCGCCGCAAGAAGCCGTGCGCCTGCGCTATCAGCGGGCGCTCGATACGTGGCTCGACGAGACGAAGGTGTCCGCGGGAACGCGTTCGCTGCTGGATCTTGCGCGCACCGACGGGGCGCCGGACGCGATACTGACCGATCCGTTTCTGAGTGCATCGGCGGTAGCGGCAGAGGCGCTTGCTGTCCCCATGATCGTGTGCGGCTGGCCGGCTATGCGTGAACTGGAGGAGGACGGCCTGTTCTGGGTGCAGAAGACACTCGCCAGTGAAAGCCGCGAGCGAGTCGAACGGCTGACGGCGCAGTTCGGCGTGACGGGCGCCAACTTCTCGCAAGGCGCGACGCCGAGCGTTCAATCTCCGCATGCCCATACCGTGTATTTCACGCCGGGATGGTATCAGGCCGAGGCCGACGCGCTGCTTCCCGAGAACCATTTTGTGGGTGGGGTGGCGCACGCTGTGCCGGAGCCGGAGTGGCTGAAAAACGTGCCGCGCGAGACGCCGCTGGCGGTCGTCACGCTTGGGGTCACGTTTACTGGCGACCTCGGCTTCTACGCGTGGGGCGCGCAGGCCGCGGCGCGCGAAGGTCTGCTGCCTGTCGTCGCGATCGGGAACAACCCGATCGAGCCGGACAAGAAAGCCGAGCTGGTACGCGCGCTTCCGAAAGGGACGCGCCTTGTGACCTACGTGCCGTTCGACGCCGTGCTACCGCGCGCTCGCCTGATGATCCACCACGGCGGAATGGGCACGACGCACGCTGCGGTGACGTGGGGCGTCCCGCAGATCGTCGTGCCGCATGCCGCCGATCAGCGCGGGCAGGCCCGGCGGGCGGCGCAGGCCAAGGTCGGGCTGAACCTGACCGCACATGACGTGCGTCAAGGCAAGTTGTGGGAAGGCGCGCGGGCAATCATGCGGGAGTCGTGGGTGTTGGAGAACTGCCGCACGCTGGCGGCGGAGATGGCGGCGCTTGGCGGAGTAGAGGCGGCAGCCGATGCGGTTGAGCAGGTGATTGGCGCCGAATAG
- the mreD gene encoding rod shape-determining protein MreD — translation MGGFLAIPILGLAAVFQASLIPILDLPGGGPNLTFVIVLAWALNAPVGQAALWALLGGLFADLLSIVPLGTSSLGLLLMVAALNALGSQVFQLRFLLLLVMSVFGTMAYEFLRVVLVDLYQLLGYVPATASFRIDWATDLTATVFPTIVYNFVLILPVYIILRLFQRRLPRPE, via the coding sequence ATGGGCGGATTCCTTGCCATCCCGATCCTCGGCCTCGCTGCTGTCTTCCAAGCGAGCCTTATCCCGATCCTCGACCTCCCCGGCGGCGGCCCCAACCTCACGTTCGTGATCGTGCTGGCGTGGGCGCTCAACGCGCCGGTCGGTCAAGCGGCGCTGTGGGCGCTGCTGGGCGGACTGTTCGCCGACTTGCTGTCCATCGTGCCGCTCGGGACTTCGTCGCTGGGCCTGCTGCTGATGGTCGCGGCGCTCAATGCACTCGGGTCGCAAGTGTTTCAGCTTCGCTTCCTGCTGCTGCTCGTGATGAGCGTGTTCGGTACGATGGCGTATGAGTTTCTGCGCGTCGTGTTGGTCGACCTGTATCAGCTGCTTGGCTACGTTCCCGCTACGGCTTCCTTCCGTATTGACTGGGCAACCGACCTGACGGCTACGGTATTCCCGACGATCGTTTATAATTTCGTCCTGATTCTGCCGGTGTACATCATCCTGCGGCTGTTCCAACGCCGCTTGCCCCGGCCAGAGTAA
- a CDS encoding glycosyltransferase family 2 protein: MSTVRPDLVVVLVTWNSAGEIRAALNSLLADLASTSLGWRVTVVDSASTDGTPELIRAEFPQVELIASTENLGFGRANNLGLTRAGFGTDAAPRAAYLLNPDTITHPGATQILFDTLMSANDVGWVGARLEYADGSFQHGAFRFPGLRQLWAEFFPTPGRWIEGPFNGRYPRALYDAGEPFDVDFTLGATMMLRAEMIQQTGMFDLQFFMYCEEIDWAWRAKRAGWRVVCAPQAVVTHLGGQSTSKTRPQSVINLWTSRMQLYVKYYPTWKLWLASKLVAAGMSRKVQAERDPELRSAYETVRYTAIGMR, translated from the coding sequence GTGAGTACCGTCCGCCCCGACCTCGTGGTCGTGCTCGTGACGTGGAATTCGGCAGGCGAAATTCGCGCCGCACTGAACAGCCTGCTTGCCGACCTCGCCAGCACGTCGCTGGGGTGGCGCGTAACGGTCGTGGACTCGGCATCGACCGACGGCACGCCGGAACTGATTCGCGCCGAATTTCCGCAGGTCGAGCTGATCGCCAGCACGGAAAACCTCGGCTTCGGCCGGGCCAACAACCTTGGCTTGACGCGCGCAGGCTTCGGAACGGACGCCGCGCCGAGGGCGGCCTACCTACTTAACCCAGATACGATCACCCATCCGGGCGCAACACAGATCCTGTTCGACACGTTGATGTCGGCGAACGATGTCGGCTGGGTGGGCGCCCGGCTTGAGTACGCAGACGGATCGTTTCAGCACGGGGCGTTCCGGTTTCCCGGCCTGCGCCAGTTGTGGGCCGAATTCTTCCCAACCCCCGGCCGCTGGATTGAAGGGCCGTTCAACGGGCGCTACCCGCGCGCGCTGTACGACGCCGGCGAGCCGTTCGACGTCGACTTCACGCTGGGCGCGACGATGATGCTGCGCGCCGAGATGATCCAACAAACCGGCATGTTCGACTTACAGTTCTTCATGTACTGCGAAGAGATCGATTGGGCATGGCGCGCCAAGCGCGCTGGGTGGCGCGTCGTGTGCGCCCCGCAGGCAGTCGTCACGCACCTCGGCGGCCAAAGCACGTCCAAAACTCGCCCCCAGAGCGTGATCAATCTGTGGACGAGCCGAATGCAGCTCTATGTCAAGTACTATCCGACATGGAAGCTGTGGTTGGCGAGCAAACTGGTGGCCGCGGGCATGTCACGCAAGGTACAGGCCGAGCGCGACCCCGAACTGCGGTCGGCCTATGAGACGGTACGCTACACGGCGATCGGGATGCGATGA
- the mreC gene encoding rod shape-determining protein MreC: MRRRTSSIRLPALTLLIIICVALIVVSGGGGLDAIRGVIAAPFEFLSGLISRGNSTVDDISDLRRTYDELTQYVADLETTLAQLTAEVVALREIGADYQRLADLVNYVSQVQDQEVVAADVIARDTVSALRTVSINRGARDGVRVGSPVVTGQGLVGRVVAVSANAARVQLINSEFSAISARLETSRVEGSVIGQASGNLRMTLLPQGANVQVGDLVRTSGLGGNLPPDIVIGQVTSTRQFESDIEQTAEVRSFIDFDRLEIVLVVTSFEPIDLSIFEPTPVAP, encoded by the coding sequence ATGAGGCGCCGCACCAGCAGCATCCGGCTACCCGCCCTCACCCTTCTGATCATCATCTGCGTGGCGCTCATCGTGGTCAGCGGCGGCGGTGGACTCGACGCGATTCGCGGTGTGATCGCCGCGCCGTTTGAGTTCCTCAGCGGGCTGATCAGCCGCGGCAACAGCACCGTTGACGACATCAGCGACCTGCGGCGCACGTACGACGAACTCACGCAGTACGTGGCCGACCTCGAAACCACACTCGCACAGCTCACCGCGGAGGTTGTCGCACTGCGCGAAATCGGCGCCGACTATCAGCGGCTTGCCGACCTCGTCAATTACGTTTCGCAGGTACAGGATCAGGAGGTCGTCGCGGCAGACGTGATCGCGCGCGATACGGTTAGCGCGCTGCGCACCGTCTCGATCAACCGTGGGGCGCGAGATGGCGTGCGCGTCGGCAGCCCGGTCGTCACCGGACAGGGCTTGGTTGGGCGCGTCGTCGCCGTAAGCGCCAACGCCGCCCGCGTGCAGCTCATCAACTCGGAGTTCAGCGCGATCAGCGCGCGCCTCGAAACCAGCCGTGTCGAAGGCAGCGTGATCGGCCAAGCGTCGGGCAACTTGCGCATGACACTGCTGCCGCAAGGCGCCAACGTGCAGGTGGGTGACCTCGTGCGCACCAGCGGCCTCGGCGGCAACCTGCCACCGGACATCGTGATCGGTCAGGTGACCAGCACGCGGCAGTTCGAGTCGGACATCGAACAGACCGCCGAGGTGCGCAGCTTCATCGACTTCGACCGGCTTGAAATTGTGCTGGTCGTGACCAGCTTCGAGCCGATCGACCTGTCGATTTTCGAGCCCACACCGGTCGCGCCGTGA